Proteins found in one Asterias amurensis chromosome 13, ASM3211899v1 genomic segment:
- the LOC139946377 gene encoding uncharacterized protein — translation MSSRRKLSSNGGNSSAWIGPKGKSRRGKTFYEALRIENEVIAIGDHVFIDSEQDELSFVAQVVDLFNNDLADPEADDNRRAIVQWYMRPNELRERVRDARTLPEDFDPASTTEVILFDSKSDRITEKEIDAETIIGKCKIVKVASDAPLPTQTSDEGLPVLYVRWSYDGHACKPVINTRRDIGVAPGKTPSKTPGKTHGKTPAKTSAKTHVKTPAKTPNKKKEIKELDSSKVNGVVKSHKTPKSKEHSKPKTPKNENKSPCPRLNFSDVDVLDELFSSDEESDQVELIDLPKRTPLQKRQANKNTPSALSIKKTRFTDSDIFLPSLNVRKLNISNSPLKGHSYTDLKLLSEVKKEPVDGLHQKFSQSDLNVIPRRRDGRFQSEIKSKSHIKRDSEPAACRTPNDGLLRGRKVPASKKIVFDEDKDGLLRGRESRKMVLEVVFCGDDDVEDFVSDKNERKQKQKKAGGDSKQKSAKRKSLPAKRIALDEDSEEEVKPKQVRPKKATTGRRKEESEDEGDSDVEDVKTTVRQSKNQRTPRRKSVPASRISLENEDVETGAQRKRGRPRSVKKTSKKEESDDGDDSEFEELSSDEEIIIKRRKTPAKKSKKSAAPKTPLSKKVQSKSKTPRKEAIPHITERKTPCKTPAKVLEHARARLHVSAVPDSLPCREHEFADIYTFVKSKILDGTGGCMYISGVPGTGKTATVTEVMSFLRREEEEDEEIPEFTLIEINGMKLTEPHQAFVQILKNLTGQKATPEHASQLLEKHFTTASGRKTPVVLLVDELDLLWTRKQGVLYSLFDWPSRPKARLIVLAIANTMDLPERIMMNRVSSRLGLTRMTFQPYTFKQLQSIVQSRLEGLRAFEPDAIQLAARKVAAVSGDARRALDICRRATELAEAAKPTGKGKGPLVGMKHVDTALTEMFSSPKIIAIRQASRHEQIFLRAITTEFKMSGLEEAAFEKVLVQHISICRLEGLHPPVVSEVSAVCSRLASCRLILLESGTNELKQRIRLNISQDDVGYALKEHGE, via the exons ATGAGTTCTCGAAGGAAACTGAGTTCGAATGGGGGAAACTCATCTGCATGGATTGGACCTAAAGGAAAATCTCGTCGTGGTAAAACATTTTACGA GGCACTGAGAATTGAGAATGAGGTGATAGCAATCGGTGATCACGTATTCATCGACAGTGAGCAAGATGAACTGAGTTTTGTTGCACAGGTCGTTGACCTCTTTAACAatg ATCTAGCCGATCCAGAGGCGGATGACAATCGTCGCGCCATTGTGCAGTGGTACATGCGTCCGAATGAGTTAAGAGAACGAGTCCGCGATGCGCGCACCCTACCAGAAGACTTTGATCCCGCCAGCACGACCGAGGTGATTTTATTTGATTCTAAATCTGACCGAATCACCGAGAAAGAGATCGATGCTGAGACCATCATCGGCAAGTGTAAG ATTGTCAAAGTAGCATCAGATGCCCCACTTCCAACGCAGACCTCTGATGAGGGTCTTCCGGTGCTCTACGTCCGATGGTCATATGACGGCCATGCCTGTAAGCCAGTGATCAACACCAGGAGAGACATTGGTGTGGCCCCTGGCAAGACCCCTAGCAAGACCCCTGGCAAGACACACGGCAAGACCCCTGCCAAGACCTCTGCCAAGACCCACGTCAAGACCCCAGCCAAAACACCAAATAAGAAAAAAGAGATCAAAGAGCTGGACAGTTCTAAAGTCAACGGGGTTGTGAAGTCACACAAGACGCCTAAAAGCAAAGAACATTCTAAACCGAAAACCCCTAAGAATG aaaaCAAGTCCCCTTGCCCTCGCTTGAATTTCTCCGACGTAGATGTTCTTGACGAGCTCTTCAGCAGCGACGAAGAGAGTGATCAAGTTGAACTAATTGACCTCCCCAAAAGAACGCCCCTGCAAAAGAGGCAGGCCAATAAAAACACTCCGAGCGCTCTGTCGATCAAGAAGACACGCTTCACTGACTCAGATATTTTTCTCCCGAGTCTCAACGTAAGAAagttgaacatttcaaattCTCCGTTAAAGGGGCATTCTTACACTGATCTGAAGTTGCTCTCAGAGGTTAAGAAGGAACCTGTCGATGGACTTCACCAGAAATTCAGTCAGTCTGACCTCAATGTGATTCCAAGGAGAAGGGATGGACGCTTCCAGTCTGAGATCAAAAGCAAGAGCCACATTAAGAGAGATAGTGAGCCGGCTGCCTGTAGGACTCCGAACGATGGACTGCTGCGAGGTAGGAAGGTGCCTGCAAGTAAGAAAATTGTGTTTGACGAGGACAAAGACGGGCTGCTCAGGGGGAGGGAGAGTCGAAAAATGGTGCTTGAGGTAGTTTTCTGTGGGGATGATGATGTTGAAGACTTTGTAAGTGATAAGAATGAAAGGAAACAGAAGCAGAAGAAGGCGGGTGGTGACTCAAAGCAGAAGTCTGCAAAGCGGAAGTCTCTTCCAGCCAAGAGGATAGCTCTAGATGAGGACAGCGAGGAAGAAGTGAAACCTAAGCAAGTAAGGCCTAAGAAAGCCACGACGGGACGTCGAAAGGAAGAAAGTGAAGATGAGGGAGACAGTGATGTGGAAGATGTGAAGACAACAGTACGACAAAGCAAGAACCAGAGAACTCCTCGCCGGAAGTCTGTTCCAGCAAGTAGGATAAGTCTTGAAAATGAGGATGTCGAGACTGGGGCACAACGGAAGAGAGGAAGACCAAGATCAGTTAAGAAGACTTCCAAGAAGGAAGAAAGTGATGATGGAGACGATAGTGAGTTCGAAGAGCTGTCCAGTGATGAAGAAATCATCATCAAAAGGAGAAAGACTCCAGCCAAGAAATCAAAGAAGAGTGCAGCACCAAAGACACCTCTCTCT aaaaaggTACAGAGCAAGAGTAAAACACCAAGGAAAGAGGCCATACCACACATCACAGAGCGGAAAACACCATGTAAAACACCTGCTAAAGTACTGGAACATGCCAGGGCACG ATTGCACGTTTCAGCCGTACCGGATTCTCTTCCTTGCCGTGAGCACGAGTTTGCTGACATTTACACGTTCGTCAAAAGTAAAATCCTAGACGGCACTGGAGG GTGCATGTACATCTCAGGTGTGCCGGGTACCGGGAAGACAGCGACGGTAACCGAGGTGATGTCATTCCTCAGGAGGGAAGAGGAAGAAGACGAGGAAATCCCAGAATTCACCTTGATTGAGATCAACGGAATGAAGTTAACGGAGCCTCATCAGGCATTTGTGCAGATCCTCAAg AACCTGACTGGTCAGAAGGCGACACCCGAGCATGCATCTCAACTGCTGGAGAAACACTTCACAACAGCTTCAGGGAGGAAGACACCTGTTGTACTCCTCGTGGACGAG TTGGATCTGTTGTGGACACGTAAGCAAGGTGTATTATACAGCCTTTTTGATTGGCCAAGCCGACCCAAAGCACGCCTGATTGTCTTAGCCATCGCTAACACTATGGATCTACCAGAGAGGATCATGATGAATAGAGTGTCTAGCAGACTG GGTTTAACTCGGATGACCTTCCAGCCATACACCTTTAAGCAGCTCCAGAGCATTGTGCAAAGTCGTCTGGAGGGACTGAGGGCGTTTGAACCAGACGCGATCCAACTTGCTGCAAGGAAG GTTGCAGCTGTTTCAGGAGATGCCAGGAGAGCATTAGACATCTGTCGGCGTGCCACAGAGCTTGCTGAAGCAGCCAAACCTACAGGGAAAGGGAAGGGACCACTGGTGGGGATGAAACATGTCGATACTGCTTTAACAGAGATGTTCAGCTCACCAAAGATCATTGCTATAAG GCAAGCCTCAAGACATGAGCAGATCTTCTTAAGAGCCATCACAACAGAATTCAAGATGTCGGGCCTGGAGGAAGCCGCATTTGAAAAG GTTCTGGTACAGCATATATCCATCTGCAGACTTGAAG GTCTTCATCCACCAGTAGTTTCCGAGGTGTCAGCTGTTTGTAGCAGGTTGGCGTCATGTCGCCTAATCCTCCTCGAGTCTGGTACCAATGAACTGAAGCAACGCATACGACTTAACATCAGTCAGGATGACGTGGGGTATGCATTGAAGGAACATGGTGAATGA
- the LOC139946397 gene encoding tetratricopeptide repeat protein 33-like, producing the protein MTCWSLLNCSRWLKSNDNMTTFGWKRKLGQQISKSATSNFQEVTGQQNSDSSDEEEILMVSKQQKLGLLEDASSKSKRLKEEGAILAEAERYWEAIKKWDEALQLTPENEHILDMKAQALLILHEVFPAVQSAEDAVKYNPRWWVGYQTLGRAQLGLGDVKLAVVSFSKALHLNPAEDELWTEDLSWAISLLKNKLGITGESAVTEEEHSNEDPENDLGKSSEKQAFCDGTKTGENLDCLDEDSSLSESNDSDTDKKR; encoded by the exons ATGACTTGCTGGTCCTTGCTGAATTGCTCTAGATG GTTAAAATCAAACGACAACATGACCACGTTTGGCTGGAAAAGAAAACTCGGACAACAGATTTCAAAGTCCGCCACTTCAAACTTTCAAGAGGTGACAGGGCAGCAGAATTCAGACAGCTCGGATGAGGAGGAGATCTTGATGGTTTCTAAGCAACAGAAGCTTGGCTTACTGGAAGATGCCAGTAGTAAGAGCAAAAGACTGAAGGAAGAAGGGGCAATCTTGGCAGAGGCTGAAAG GTACTGGGAGGCAATCAAGAAGTGGGATGAAGCTCTTCAACTAACCCCGGAAAATGAACACATTTTGGACATGAAAGCGCAG GCGTTGTTGATCCTCCACGAGGTGTTCCCAGCTGTACAGTCAGCTGAAGATGCAGTCAAGTATAACCCTCGATGGTGGGTTGGATACCAGACCCTCGGAAGAGCGCAACTTGGACTAGGAGACGTTAAACTA GCAGTTGTTAGTTTCTCCAAGGCACTCCACCTGAACCCAGCTGAAGACGAACTCTGGACGGAAGATCTTAGCTGGGCGATATCATTACTGAAGAATAAACTAGGAATCACTGGAGAGAGCGCAGTTACGGAAGAGGAGCATTCAAATGAAGACCCGGAAAACGATCTTGGCAAGTCCTCTGAAAAGCAAGCGTTCTGCGATGGAACCAAGACTGGAGAAAACTTGGACTGTCTCGATGAAGATTCAAGTTTGAGTGAGAGCAATGATTCGGACACTGACAAGAAGAGGTGA
- the LOC139946382 gene encoding ATP-dependent DNA helicase PIF1-like, with protein sequence MNTSELCCSVSTVKVAPTGETIKRTSARSATVVLGRNEFNDVILRLDINKTSAKYLMRDITVHKRFIKDGKACIQLPSHNLQIMLSNCPPHQLAAFLKCLVVKRECAKQQKPISGRARLLSELPRKFEEISPLCEKDVNAINNARAKAVEAKGTATTPAGPGKRKSVKRPRDNSGGPNADEVPKAKKLNISLNKTQLNPQQTRVLNTVLAGHSVFFTGSAGTGKSFLLKKIIGALPPDSTFATASTGVAACHIGGTTLHQFAGIGSGNHPLQKCIELASRPARKQQWRKCKHLIVDEISMVDGDLFTKLEATARAVKCSDKPFGGIQLIVCGDFLQLPPVTKTGEKRVFCFQSAAWTQCIQLTMELTQVKRQDDPVFINILQNIRIGRCPQELCDRLTATANHIIDRNGILATRLCTHKQDVDLLNQVHLKKLTGDPRVFDAWDSDPNLVSIINSQCPVPRSLELRVGAQVMLAKNLDVQQGLVNGARGVVTGFGAGETGLPIVKFMCGVEQAIRMERWPIRAGAGLVLSRRQLPLKLAWAISIHKSQGMSLDCVEISLARVFECGQAYVALSRARNLEGLRVVDFDRACVRAHPDVVKFHHVLRRQQRMMQTEIEDYTQDKENIRPYL encoded by the exons ATGAATACGTCCGAGCTATGCTGCAGTGTTTCTACAGTAAAGGTAGCCCCAACAGGAGAAACGATAAAAAGAACTAGTGCAAGGAGTGCGACAGTAGTTCTCGGCCGGAATGAGTTCAACGACGTCATCCTCCGTCTCGACATCAACAAAACGAGCGCCAAGTACCTTATGCGTGACATCACCGTCCACAAGCGCTTTATCAAAGACGGCAAAGCATGCATTCAGTTACCAAGCCACAACCTCCAGATCATGCTCTCAAACTGCCCCCCACATCAGCTTGCAGCTTTCTTGAAGTGTCTTGTTGTGAAACGAGAGTGCGCCAAACAACAGAAACCCATCTCCGGGAGGGCAAGGCTGCTCTCTGAGCTTCCAAGAAAGTTTGAAGAGATCAGTCCCCTGTGTGAGAAGGATGTCAATGCAATAAACAATGCTCGGGCAAAAGCAGTGGAAGCCAAAGGAACTGCAACAACTCCAGCCGGACCAGGAAAGAGAAAAAGCGTCAAGCGCCCAAGAGACAACAGTGGAGGCCCAAAT GCGGATGAAGTACCTAAAGCAAAGAAGCTCAACATCAGCCTGAATAAGACCCAGCTAAACCCCCAGCAGACTCGGGTCCTCAATACAGTGCTAGCTGGTCACAGCGTGTTCTTCACCGGTAGTGCGGGCACGGGTAAATCATTTCTACTCAAGAAGATCATCGGCGCTCTGCCGCCAGACAGCACCTTTGCCACAGCGAGTACGGGTGTTGCAGCTTGCCATATCGGCGGTACCACCCTTCACCAGTTTGCAG GAATTGGTTCCGGCAACCATCCCCTACAAAAGTGCATTGAGCTGGCGTCTCGCCCGGCAAGGAAACAGCAATGGCGGAAATGCAAGCACCTCATCGTGGATGAAATATCTATGGTTGATGGGGACCTCTTCACAAAACTTGAG GCAACAGCCAGAGCAGTCAAGTGTAGTGACAAGCCATTTGGAGGCATTCAACTCATCGTCTGCGGAGACTTTCTTCAACTCCCACCGGTCACTAAGACTGGTGAGAAACGGGTATTCTGCTTCCAG TCTGCAGCATGGACTCAGTGCATCCAGCTAACGATGGAACTCACTCAAGTCAAACGCCAAGATGATCCCGTCTTCATCAACATCTTGCAGAATATACGCATTGGAAG ATGTCCACAGGAGCTATGTGATCGTCTGACTGCTACGGCCAATCACATTATTGATCGGAATGGTATCCTAGCAACTAGGCTGTGTACCCACAAACAGGACGTTGACCTCTTGAATCAGGTTCACCTCAAGAAACTGACCG GAGATCCTAGAGTGTTTGATGCCTGGGACAGCGACCCCAACCTAGTGAGTATCATCAACAGTCAGTGTCCAGTCCCTAGGAGTCTTGAGCTTAGGGTTGGAGCCCAGGTAATGCTGGCCAAGAATCTTGATGTACAGCAGGGTCTGGTCAACGGAGCTAGAGGGGTGGTAACAGGTTTCGGCGCAGGGGAAACTG GCCTACCCATAGTGAAGTTTATGTGCGGCGTTGAGCAGGCCATACGGATGGAACGTTGGCCGATACGAGCCGGTGCTGGTCTGGTACTCAGCCGTCGGCAACTCCCTCTCAAGCTGGCCTGGGCAATATCAATTCACAAAAGCCAG ggaatgtccTTAGACTGTGTGGAAATCTCGCTCGCTCGTGTCTTCGAGTGCGGCCAAGCCTATGTGGCGTTATCCCGAGCCCGTAATCTAGAGGGTCTACGTGTCGTTGATTTTGATCGGGCCTGCGTGCGCGCCCATCCGGATGTCGTCAAGTTCCATCATGTCTTGCGGAGGCAGCAACGCATGATGCAGACTGAGATTGAAGACTACACACAAGATAAGGAAAACATCAGGCCGTATCTTTAG